Genomic DNA from Prunus persica cultivar Lovell chromosome G1, Prunus_persica_NCBIv2, whole genome shotgun sequence:
ATCGTTTCGTTGTATTTCAGTTTGATACCAATCCAATAGGCCAACACTACAAACAGTAATTTCACCCATTTTCtgccccccaaaaaaaaaaaaaatttacacagagagagagagagcgctcTCAACTTTCATTTCATATTCGAAGATTCAACAAGGCTTGATTTGAGGTGATACTGAACCAAAAGCGGAAAAGTCGGTCGCCATCACCACGAGCTCACTGTAATTGTttagacagagagagagagagagagagagggggattTGAGCTGATCCTGGTGGTGGCTGGTGGGTGGGGAGATGGCGATACTGTACGCGCTGGTAGCGCGGGGATCGGTGGTGCTGGCGGAGTTCAGCGCCACGTCGACGAACGCGAGCACAATCTCCAGACAAATCCTCGAGAAAATTCCCGGCAACAGTGACACCCACGTCTCCTACTCTCAGGATCGCTACATCTTCCACGTCAAGCGCACCGATGGCCTCACCGTCCTCTGTATGGCCGACGAGACCGCCGCCCGTACGTCGTCGTTTCATCAATGCCTTCCCTCCAATTCCCCCAATTTTCCCTcctcaaattttcaatttttgatcTTTTTTATGCAGGGAGAATGCCTTTCGCTTTCCTCGAAGACATTCATCAGAGATTCGTCAGGACCTATGGCCGCGCTGTTCATTCGGCTCAGGCATACGGCATGAACGATGAGTTTTCTAGGGTTTTGAGCCAGCAGATGGAATACTACTCCAACGATCCTAATGCCGATAGGATCAATCGCCTGAAAGGTGAAATGAGCCAGGTAAAGGTTTAAACTTTGTCACTAATTTATTAGGTTCAATTATGGATccgattttgtttttgaatgcattttcaatttctgtttcatttttttgaatttgtagGTGCGAAATGTGATGATTGAGAACATTGACAAAGTTTTAGAAAGAGGGGATCGCTTAGAATTGCTGGTTGATAAAACTGCTAATATGCAAGGGAATACCTTCCGATTTAGAAAGCAAGCTCGCCGTTTCAGAAGCACTGTGTGGTGGAGAAATGTCAAGCTCACGTATGGTTTCTGAACTCAAATCTCAATTGCTCAAAGAATAACTTCGAAATTACaaacttttttgaaattttaaattatgattTGTAAGATTCTCGTTTTATGTAATGGGTAATGTTTTCGTGTCAGACAGTGTGGCATACATTAGGCTAGAGTGTCAATTCAACTATGTATTCAAACCGCAGTTTGTGCATATTATGTTGCTAGAGTGTCAATTCAACAGCAAATTCAAACCACAAGTTTGTGCATGTTACGTTGCTAGACTGTTAATTCAACTAGGTATTCAAACACAGATTGGGTCAGATTTTCTGGAAAGAGCGTTTTATATAATGGTAATGTTTTTATGTCAGACACTATGGTGTGTTCCATTTGTAGACTGTCAAGTCATTTCAACTACGTATTCAAACCACGGTTTATTGTTTAGATTGTCTGGCATGAGAGTATTTTCCTTCGTGTAATTATGATTATGCAAATGCATTACTTGCATGCCCCCACTTACCAGATGCTTTGAATCTTGCAGGGTTGCTTTGATATTCCTTGTGCTGGTGATAATTTATGTTGTGCTGGCTTTTGTTTGCCATGGCCTTGCACTACCCTCCTGCTTGAAGTGATAGTGAGAAACAAGTGAGATTGGAATGTGCTTCCTCTTCATATTCCTCCTCTTCTGGGTATATGGGATTCTTCTATTTAAACTTCCACTGTTGTAAGTTGTGTCAGAGTGTCATTTCTATGTGATTTGAAATGGCTCAGTTGTGTGTGTTAGCCCGTGGGAGTTTTGAACTGGTTCCggttgtatgtttgtttttcttttttggccaaaaggTTGTATGTTTCTTAAAACCGTGGCTTGATGAGTTTATATTTGTGGC
This window encodes:
- the LOC18792584 gene encoding vesicle-associated membrane protein 711, with the translated sequence MAILYALVARGSVVLAEFSATSTNASTISRQILEKIPGNSDTHVSYSQDRYIFHVKRTDGLTVLCMADETAARRMPFAFLEDIHQRFVRTYGRAVHSAQAYGMNDEFSRVLSQQMEYYSNDPNADRINRLKGEMSQVRNVMIENIDKVLERGDRLELLVDKTANMQGNTFRFRKQARRFRSTVWWRNVKLTVALIFLVLVIIYVVLAFVCHGLALPSCLK